From one Caldithrix abyssi DSM 13497 genomic stretch:
- a CDS encoding sensor histidine kinase has protein sequence MAYFIKRFWVLVLLTVLLLVISAIFFNLTYRNMQKEMRLAQFNSQIILLKNSLQYVADSSTDRQTLKSRFAQILNDLHLTSGIVILKVQDQIIFKRVQNLPESILYRLKTDSIHASSTGKLDEKSDILWAAFELPISRQTLRVVIIQPARLPGLFSTQALKLFAPILINLTVLLGLMLFIVYYSFKKPIASVRNLAERLNAGDFKYRIDYDRKDEFTDTFMRLNQSLERMGMISESYQKSVKNIEDMLEALEESLVILDPDFKVATFNPAAVRLLHCPSPHIFKEFFENILAENMEFRQLLLRCKALPEKSLSKQLLIWLPGNIEANVDITIQKLPEGGYLLLFKDLTRLRELESNLLRSMKYGLIANLVSSVSHEIRNPLSAVGIHAEILSNRLQKEYPDLDPKLKKSLNLIQNEIKRIHRIHTQFFNLARKREIKLTTLKPNALVEDVMRLVQHLALEQQIKLNLDLDDSLDFIYGDADQVQQVLLNIVLNAFQAVEKGGEVSIKTAQDRQNIYIHVKDNGRGIAPEIGERIFDLYFTTKEDGGGIGLALCKKIMKAHEGDITYRSKVGMGSIFTIIFPRGYRERQEQIKTRLQQLHG, from the coding sequence TTGGCCTATTTTATTAAACGCTTTTGGGTATTGGTACTGCTCACCGTTTTATTGCTGGTTATTTCTGCTATCTTCTTTAATCTGACCTACCGCAATATGCAAAAGGAGATGCGTCTTGCCCAGTTTAACTCGCAAATCATTTTGTTAAAAAACAGCCTGCAATACGTGGCCGACAGCTCCACTGACAGGCAGACATTAAAAAGTCGATTTGCACAAATTCTGAACGATTTACATCTGACCTCTGGCATTGTAATTCTCAAAGTACAGGATCAAATTATCTTCAAGCGCGTGCAAAACCTTCCGGAAAGCATCCTGTACCGGCTGAAGACCGATTCAATACACGCTTCTTCAACAGGCAAGTTAGATGAAAAGTCCGATATACTATGGGCCGCTTTTGAACTGCCCATTTCCAGACAAACGCTACGGGTGGTCATCATCCAGCCGGCCCGTCTGCCCGGATTATTTTCGACACAGGCCTTAAAACTGTTTGCTCCCATTTTAATTAACCTAACGGTTTTGCTTGGCCTGATGTTATTTATTGTTTATTACTCTTTCAAAAAACCAATCGCCTCCGTACGTAACCTGGCCGAGCGCTTGAACGCCGGTGATTTTAAGTATCGTATTGATTACGACCGTAAGGATGAATTCACCGATACTTTCATGCGCCTCAATCAATCGCTGGAACGCATGGGCATGATTTCGGAAAGCTACCAGAAAAGCGTCAAAAACATCGAAGATATGTTAGAAGCGCTTGAAGAGAGCCTGGTTATTCTGGATCCCGATTTTAAGGTTGCCACTTTTAATCCTGCGGCGGTGCGTTTACTGCATTGTCCTTCGCCCCATATTTTTAAAGAATTCTTTGAAAATATTCTGGCCGAAAACATGGAGTTTCGTCAACTGCTTTTGCGCTGTAAAGCTTTACCCGAAAAATCATTGAGCAAACAGCTATTGATCTGGCTTCCGGGAAATATAGAAGCCAATGTGGATATTACCATCCAGAAGCTCCCCGAAGGCGGCTACCTGCTGCTCTTTAAAGACCTGACTCGATTGCGCGAGCTGGAGAGCAATCTTTTACGCTCCATGAAGTACGGCCTCATTGCCAATCTGGTCTCGTCAGTCAGCCACGAAATTCGTAATCCGCTTTCCGCGGTGGGGATTCACGCCGAAATTTTGAGCAATCGTCTGCAAAAGGAATACCCGGATCTGGATCCCAAATTAAAAAAATCGCTCAACCTCATTCAAAACGAGATCAAACGCATCCACCGTATTCACACACAATTTTTTAATCTGGCCCGCAAAAGAGAAATCAAATTAACAACCCTTAAGCCCAATGCCCTTGTAGAAGATGTAATGCGTCTGGTGCAGCATCTCGCCCTGGAACAACAGATCAAACTCAATCTGGATCTGGACGATTCGCTTGATTTTATTTACGGCGACGCAGATCAGGTACAGCAAGTGTTGCTAAACATCGTGCTCAATGCCTTTCAGGCGGTGGAAAAGGGCGGCGAGGTCAGCATCAAAACCGCGCAGGACAGACAAAATATCTACATTCACGTTAAAGACAACGGCCGGGGCATTGCGCCGGAAATCGGCGAACGCATCTTCGACCTCTATTTTACCACCAAAGAAGACGGCGGCGGAATCGGACTGGCTCTGTGTAAAAAAATCATGAAAGCGCATGAAGGAGACATCACCTATCGCAGCAAAGTTGGAATGGGTAGTATTTTTACCATCATTTTCCCCCGGGGATATCGCGAACGCCAGGAGCAGATAAAAACGCGCCTGCAGCAGTTGCACGGATAG
- a CDS encoding YkvA family protein gives MENKPVQPETMSDQQYDDFYKKLRKQIEAYLKKKDFEYADLLLLVPDFFHLLYKLMRDPRVPSDKKLKFAAVLAYFITPLDLLPEAVLGPIGYMDDLALAAYVLNDFINQGDVDLVHEHWAGKSDVLASIQNILTVADHYLGKGLWNRIKRNLG, from the coding sequence ATGGAGAACAAACCGGTACAGCCAGAAACGATGAGCGATCAACAATATGATGATTTTTATAAAAAATTGAGAAAACAGATCGAGGCATATCTTAAAAAAAAGGATTTTGAATATGCCGATCTGTTATTGTTGGTGCCCGATTTTTTTCACCTTTTGTACAAATTAATGCGCGACCCTCGTGTGCCTTCTGACAAAAAATTGAAGTTTGCCGCCGTGCTGGCCTATTTTATTACGCCGCTTGATCTCCTGCCTGAAGCGGTCCTTGGCCCCATCGGCTACATGGATGATCTGGCGCTGGCAGCCTACGTTTTAAACGACTTTATCAATCAGGGCGACGTGGATCTGGTGCATGAACACTGGGCCGGTAAAAGCGATGTTTTAGCCAGCATCCAGAATATTCTGACCGTGGCCGATCACTATTTGGGTAAAGGATTGTGGAATCGCATTAAAAGGAATTTGGGTTGA
- a CDS encoding TerB family tellurite resistance protein, with protein sequence MGFWGKAIGIGFGFMLGGPLGAVFGGILGHMYDEETDGKRAGIGLRCPHCGRHVQPLSDGHCPACGSDMRKTTAGQPQNEMERQFLFYVTLTSLAAKMAKVDGVVSKEEIHVFDRFLKEDLKLTTEERKIVAQIFNNAKNSPDDPMAYARQFRQMIGHQPEIMQEMIHLLFRIAMADGRFLPAEENFIRQVAEIFGLSPIEFEQIRALFVKVNHQAYQVLGITPEASVDEIKSAYKKMVNQYHPDRLMSKGIPEDFIQLANEKMIEINSAYEQIRKERGF encoded by the coding sequence ATGGGCTTCTGGGGCAAGGCAATAGGAATCGGTTTTGGTTTTATGCTGGGCGGGCCGCTGGGCGCGGTTTTTGGCGGCATTTTAGGTCACATGTACGACGAGGAAACAGACGGCAAACGGGCGGGCATCGGCCTGCGCTGCCCACACTGCGGGCGTCATGTTCAACCTTTAAGCGACGGACACTGCCCCGCGTGCGGCAGTGATATGCGAAAAACCACGGCCGGTCAACCGCAAAACGAAATGGAGCGACAGTTTCTATTTTACGTTACGCTGACATCACTGGCCGCCAAAATGGCCAAAGTGGACGGCGTGGTCAGCAAAGAAGAAATCCATGTCTTCGATCGCTTTTTAAAGGAAGATTTAAAACTAACCACCGAAGAACGCAAAATTGTAGCGCAAATTTTTAATAATGCTAAAAATTCGCCGGATGATCCCATGGCCTACGCCCGTCAGTTTCGGCAGATGATCGGACACCAGCCAGAAATAATGCAGGAGATGATTCATCTTCTGTTCCGCATTGCCATGGCCGACGGCCGATTTCTGCCAGCCGAAGAAAATTTTATCCGACAGGTAGCAGAAATTTTTGGTTTAAGCCCCATCGAATTCGAACAAATACGAGCGCTGTTTGTTAAGGTTAATCATCAGGCGTACCAGGTGCTGGGCATCACGCCGGAGGCCAGCGTGGATGAGATTAAAAGCGCATATAAAAAGATGGTCAATCAATACCACCCCGATCGCCTGATGTCCAAAGGAATTCCCGAAGATTTTATTCAACTGGCCAATGAGAAGATGATCGAGATTAACAGCGCTTACGAACAGATCCGTAAAGAGCGGGGGTTTTGA
- a CDS encoding FlgD immunoglobulin-like domain containing protein encodes MKQNKSTRKMIKGWRLLLLLLIFLTSLSAQSLQEKLNRYATLNINEWLMYHSNQRLSITDYRTHYPSGGGFYPMASGVLIFEDGLVWAAKVHDGREPALRAGGCMFVSGVQPGWIVEEGNANQWPVAVAADEPGVRIYRWRKDFFEIDDAPLKDEVALLLEIEPDAVTNAQIDTLRRQYLRDLQEWPAEHGAPYYDRNRNGKYDADYDEPGILGADQLLWYVVNDANEARASQLFGSPPIGLEVQVTAWAYKVGLSQVAFRRYRIINKSGFLLDSMLVGQYVNCDIGYFGDDLVGCDSSLSYGFAYNGYPSDDVFNQFSMSPPALGIVLLQGPIVPQQGATGIQDFRQITDYENLPMTSFWYHGSGMATAPPSLGTYWGTLTVFANLLGFADYRYGHFEPFTNGAIPTSPWPLQGNPLSGQGEIDGANGYPLPGARMLMVNSGPFSMEPGAVQEVIYAFVAANPSAAGNHLDALANLMKIIPTLHKAYQAFLQFEAPVGPRQTTPPDTHDSTGVDYFILGDGYPNPFAQQVQLKLRLLNDLDVRLEVFNVLGQQVQTIYQGPLLKGDYVLQWDGKDRRGNDLPSGVYFVRLQHGPLMRWRKVILLK; translated from the coding sequence ATGAAGCAAAACAAATCCACCCGAAAAATGATCAAAGGATGGCGATTGTTATTGCTCCTGCTCATTTTCCTGACATCGCTGTCCGCTCAATCACTGCAGGAAAAATTAAACCGCTACGCTACTTTAAATATTAATGAGTGGTTGATGTATCATTCCAATCAGCGTCTTTCCATTACAGATTACAGAACACATTATCCCTCCGGCGGCGGTTTTTATCCGATGGCTTCGGGCGTGCTCATATTTGAGGATGGGCTGGTGTGGGCCGCCAAAGTCCACGATGGGCGAGAGCCGGCGCTACGCGCCGGCGGCTGTATGTTTGTCAGCGGGGTACAGCCCGGCTGGATCGTAGAAGAAGGCAATGCCAATCAATGGCCTGTTGCCGTGGCTGCCGATGAACCCGGGGTAAGGATTTACCGCTGGCGCAAAGACTTTTTTGAAATAGATGATGCGCCATTAAAAGACGAAGTGGCGCTATTGCTGGAGATCGAGCCGGATGCGGTGACCAACGCGCAAATCGACACCCTGCGCCGACAGTATTTACGGGACCTGCAAGAGTGGCCGGCAGAACATGGCGCGCCCTATTACGATCGAAATCGCAACGGTAAATATGATGCGGACTACGATGAGCCGGGCATTCTTGGGGCCGATCAGCTGCTGTGGTATGTGGTGAATGATGCCAATGAGGCCCGCGCCAGCCAGTTGTTCGGCAGCCCGCCCATTGGTCTTGAAGTTCAGGTAACCGCCTGGGCATACAAGGTGGGCCTGAGCCAGGTGGCCTTCAGACGCTATCGCATCATCAATAAATCGGGCTTTTTGCTCGATTCCATGTTGGTGGGGCAATACGTCAACTGCGATATCGGATACTTTGGGGATGATCTGGTGGGCTGTGATTCATCGCTTTCTTATGGATTCGCCTACAATGGTTATCCTTCCGATGACGTGTTTAATCAATTTTCCATGAGTCCGCCGGCGCTGGGGATCGTGCTGCTTCAGGGGCCAATCGTTCCGCAACAGGGCGCCACTGGCATACAGGATTTTAGGCAAATTACAGATTATGAAAACCTTCCCATGACCTCTTTCTGGTACCATGGTTCTGGAATGGCGACGGCTCCTCCATCGTTAGGTACCTACTGGGGAACTTTAACCGTTTTTGCCAATTTACTGGGCTTTGCCGATTATCGTTACGGTCATTTTGAACCATTTACCAATGGCGCGATCCCGACCTCTCCCTGGCCGCTGCAGGGCAATCCTTTAAGCGGCCAGGGCGAAATCGATGGAGCGAATGGGTATCCTTTACCCGGTGCCCGAATGCTCATGGTTAACAGCGGACCGTTTAGCATGGAGCCGGGCGCCGTACAGGAAGTGATTTACGCCTTTGTGGCCGCCAATCCCTCCGCCGCCGGCAACCATCTGGATGCCCTGGCCAATTTGATGAAAATAATCCCTACCCTTCACAAAGCTTATCAGGCCTTTTTGCAATTTGAAGCGCCGGTTGGCCCCAGACAGACGACGCCGCCCGATACGCATGATTCTACCGGTGTGGACTATTTCATCCTGGGCGATGGTTATCCCAACCCCTTTGCGCAGCAGGTTCAGCTTAAATTACGCCTGTTGAATGACCTGGACGTGCGGCTGGAGGTTTTTAATGTGCTGGGGCAGCAGGTGCAAACCATTTATCAGGGACCTCTGTTAAAAGGCGATTATGTGCTGCAGTGGGATGGAAAAGATCGGCGGGGGAACGATCTGCCCTCTGGCGTTTACTTTGTGCGTTTGCAGCACGGCCCTTTAATGCGCTGGCGGAAAGTGATTTTACTGAAATGA
- a CDS encoding rubrerythrin family protein codes for MKKMTEKFLMDAFAGESMAHMKYLAFSEIAEREGFEGVAKLFKAIAYAEKVHAINHAKELGLLGKTADNLQTGIDGENFEITEMYPAYAAVAKLQEEKGAQRSIRFAEEAEKIHEELYKLALQAVSSGKDFDVDEVYICPLCGHTHIGKPTERCPICNLPPEKYVKF; via the coding sequence ATGAAAAAGATGACGGAAAAATTTTTAATGGACGCTTTTGCCGGCGAATCCATGGCGCACATGAAATACCTGGCATTTAGCGAAATTGCCGAACGAGAGGGATTTGAAGGCGTGGCAAAACTGTTTAAAGCCATTGCCTACGCCGAAAAGGTTCACGCCATTAATCATGCAAAAGAACTGGGACTGCTGGGCAAAACGGCGGATAATTTGCAAACTGGCATCGACGGCGAGAACTTTGAAATCACCGAAATGTACCCCGCCTACGCTGCTGTTGCAAAATTACAGGAAGAAAAAGGCGCGCAACGATCCATCCGCTTTGCCGAAGAAGCGGAAAAAATCCATGAAGAGTTGTACAAGCTGGCCCTGCAGGCGGTGTCCAGCGGCAAAGACTTTGATGTCGATGAGGTTTACATCTGTCCGTTATGCGGACACACGCACATTGGCAAACCGACCGAGCGCTGTCCGATTTGTAATCTGCCGCCTGAAAAATACGTTAAATTCTAA